The proteins below come from a single Zea mays cultivar B73 chromosome 8, Zm-B73-REFERENCE-NAM-5.0, whole genome shotgun sequence genomic window:
- the LOC100194290 gene encoding Phenylalanine--tRNA ligase, chloroplastic/mitochondrial-like, producing MRPLIRTARCWLLRARVRGMATLPMALSPAAISPFTTLPLYYSSRPHRRLLARFFSVASAPGGAKGHRPAASAVEVGGVKIAREDVVKEDDPTNNVPDNIFSKIGLQLHRRDNHPLGILKNTIYDYFDKNFTGQFDKFDDLCPLVSVKQNFDDVLVPSDHVSRSYNDTYYVDGQTVLRCHTSAHQAELLRHGHTHFLVTGDVYRRDSIDSTHYPVFHQMEGFRVFSPDEWSGSRMGGTAYAAAELKKTLEGLARHLFGAVEMRWVDTYFPFTNPSFELEIYFQDDWLEVLGCGVTEQEILKRNGRRDHVAWAFGLGLERLAMVLFDIPDIRLFWSNDKRFTSQFSEGKLGVKFKPFSKFPPCYKDMSFWINDAFTENNLCEVVRGIAGDLVEEVKLIDNFTNKKGMTSHCYRIAYRSMERSLTDEEINNLQLNVREAVKDKLEVELR from the exons ATGCGGCCGCTTATCCGAACCGCTCGCTGCTGGCTCCTCCGCGCGCGTGTTCGCGGCATGGCCACGCTTCCAATGGCGCTCTCCCCCGCCGCCATTTCCCCCTTCACCACCCTCCCCCTCTACTATTCTTCGCGTCCTCACCGCCGCCTCCTCGCCCGCTTCTTCTCCGTCGCTTCGGCACCGGGCGGAGCGAAAGGGCACCGACCGGCGGCCTCCGCCGTTGAGGTGGGCGGCGTCAAGATCGCGCGCGAGG ATGTTGTGAAGGAGGATGATCCGACAAACAACGTGCCCGACAATATCTTTTCGAAGATCGGCCTGCAGCTGCACAGGAGGGATAACCATCCCCTTGGGATTTTGAAGAACACAATTTATGATTACTTTGACAAGAACTTCACTGGGCAGTTTGACAAGTTTGATGACCTTTGCCCTCTTGTTTCTGTCAAGCAG AATTTTGATGATGTCTTGGTCCCTTCTGACCATGTAAGCCGGAGTTACAACGACACATATTATGTTGATGGTCAAACAGTCTTAAGGTGTCATACCAGTGCTCATCAAGCTGAGCTGCTAAGGCATGGACATACACACTTTCTTGTAACTGGAGATGTTTACCGTAGGGATTCCATTGATTCAACTCACTATCCTGTCTTCCATCAG ATGGAAGGGTTCCGTGTCTTCTCTCCTGATGAATGGTCAGGGTCTCGCATGGGTGGGACAGCATATGCAGCTGCAGAACTCAAGAAAACACTGGAAGGCTTGGCAAGACATCTATTTG GTGCTGTAGAGATGCGATGGGTTGACACTTACTTCCCATTTACCAACCCATCCTTTGAGCTCGAAATATACTTTCAG GATGATTGGTTGGAGGTTTTGGGGTGTGGAGTCACCGAGCAGGAAATTTTGAAAAGAAATGGCAGGAGGGACCATGTGGCTTGGGCCTTTGGATTGGGCTTGGAGCGCCTTGCAATGGTCCTTTTTGACATTCCAGATATTCGACTCTTCTGGTCGAATGATAAACGGTTCACGTCCCAG TTCtcagaaggcaagcttggtgtcaAGTTCAAGCCATTTTCAAAG TTTCCTCCTTGTTACAAGGATATGAGTTTCTGGATCAATGATGCATTTACAGAGAACAACTTATGTGAGGTTGTCAGAGGAATTGCTGGTGATCTTGTTGAGGAG GTAAAACTTATTGATAATTTCACGAACAAGAAAGGCATGACGAGCCATTGCTATAGAATAGCCTATAGGTCGATGGAACGCTCGCTCACAGACGAGGAGATTAACAATCTTCAG TTGAATGTCAGGGAAGCTGTGAAAGATAAATTGGAAGTAGAGTTGAGATAG